TCTACAGCTATTATTTTAACATGTTCTTTCCACCTGAGCTTAGCATCCAGGGTAATTCCTAGGTAGTATTGTTAAAGGTTTATTTGAGTTAAATAGTATTTATACTGTTGCTATATATATTAATActgatttttcattaaaaaaaattctttcatatttttttgacaaatcattttgtgtaatttaattattattaaatttaaactgTATTCGACTTAACCATTAATAAGTTTTGTTATAATCATtggctataaaataaataaatacggtcGTGCGACGCACTTTCGTATGTGCATATGGCTGTATCCTCCCGGTTGAAGTGTCACCAAATACCTTGATACATTCGCTCTCGACGTCCAATGGCCAAAGCTCCAGTGATGCAGTGTTGCTGCATACTGTTGTTCAgttattgttttttgaaatgattAAGTTCACTCTGCTATCCGTATGGAGTTGCTTGTCTCCCATAGGGTGCGTCCCAAGGTGGCGGATTGGGGAATACCCGGCAGATATGCAgggtaggtgggaaataaaataccactcgtGGACCAAAATAAGTGAAGGCCGTGCGGATTTGCTTGTCTCCCATCGGGTGCGTCCCGAGGCGGCGGATTGGGTAATACCCGGCAGATATGCAgggtaggtgggaaataaaataccactcgtGGACCGAAACCAGCAAACCATATTTCTTTACGCAGAGGCCATATGGAAAAAGAGTCCAGGAGCGTCGGACTCAGAATGAGCAGTTGCCCTGGCCGGCGTCTGTTCTCCACGTTAGGAGCGGCAGATTACAAAATAATGGCGTGGCCTGAGTGCAATTAGGACCGACTACAGTAAGATCTTGATTATGGCATACTGGAGTGGAAGCAGACTGCAAGCGGGCTGGAGCAGTAAACCTCTGCAATCTAAGTAAGCGgagtgaaatttttaaagcagaGTTTGAGTTTTTGTAGTTTATTCTTTGAATGCTTACAAGTAACTGACAATGAGTTCAAAAAAtggaatgtaatataataagtgGAATGTGGAATGTAGAACAATTCAAGGATGTATCAAAAAGTATTAGTAtgcaaaattatatatataatattaaagacTACGTTGGTAGTGAAAACTACTTCGTTGCGCCAACACCTCCCCTCGAAGTAGTAAGACTATTCGTCATTCCTAGTGTTGTTGAACATTTACAATGTTTAACGCTGCTTAAACTTTTTGTTAGGACGTCTGTTGGCATGTCTTCAGTCGGCATGTACGTAAGCGCGATCTTTCCGGTGTGATAACATTCTGTGACAAAATGATGACGCACGTCGATATGTTTCGTACGAGAGCTGTAGCCCAAGCCCTGGATGAGTTCTTGCACGCTTTGACTATCGTTGAACAATGTTACCTTTTCATATGATATGCCTAAGTCTTTTAAAATGCCTAGGAGATACATAGCTTCTTTCGTCGCTTCTGTCATAGCCATGTATTCAGCTTCGGTGCTGGAAAGTGCAACGGTACGTTGTTTACGCGCCTCCCAGCTCACTGATGCGCCCGCCAATACGAACGCGTATCCGCTATATGAACGCCTATCTATCAAATTCGCACCCCAGTCTGCATCGACCACGCCGTAAAGTCTTTTATTGATCTTTGTGTAAAGAAGACCATGGTCTCTGGTACCTTTTAAATATCGTAGAATTCGCTTTGCAGCTCCCCAGTGCTGCACGTtgtagtttgtattaaattggcTCATATGATTTACTGCAAAAGCTATGTCTGGTCTTGTTGTAACTGCTAAGTATATGAGGGCGCCTATTAACCTTTGATAGGGATACTTTGCCATAGCTTCTTCATCGACTTTGGttggtttttcaattttaaaatttatctcCAAGGGCGTTTTTGCTGGTTTACATTCGGACATATTGAAGCGTTGTAATATTGTTTGAATATAAGTTTGTTGCGTCAAAAGTACTTGGTGTGATTCCATTTTTTGGTGGAATTCAATACCTAGACAACATTTTACCGGACCAATATCTTTCATCTCAAAAGATTCGCATAATGCctttattatattgtacttgTGAGCCACATATTGTCGTTTGACGCTAATAACAAGTCATCAACATATAtagtaataattaatatttgtttacctttttgtttagtaaaaagaCATGGATCTTGCGTCGAAGCCTTCAAACCCAGCTGCTTTAATTTAGCTGTTAAATGATTATACCACATTAAGGCGGACTGTCGCAGCCCATATAAAGCTTTCTTCAATAAACATACAGGATTCTGCTTCTGCAACGCTGATAACCATTTGCCAGTAGTCTTTTCGACGTTTTTACTATGCTTTGTCACACCCTGAAAACCCACTGGTTTACCtgattttactttgattaaaaCTTCAGCTAGCATTTCGGGACCTTCCATATGCACAGCTTCCTCAAGCTCTCCATTGACATATGCAGTGACCACGTCCATTTGGTGAATTTCCAAATCCATTTCAGCTGCTAGCGCTGCAAGTAAAAGGATTGACGTATATCGCGCGACCGGTGCGTAGGTGTTGTGAAAATCCTCTCCTTGACGTTGAGCGTAACCCTTGGCTACGAGTCGCGCTTCCTTCTTACCATTTACTTTCGTTCGAAGTACCAACCGGCTTCCGACTACTTTGCGTTGGTTGGGTTTCTCGACGATGTCCCAAGTCCCGTTTGAAATTAATGCCAAATATTCATCCTCAATAGCCTTTTCCCATTCTACTGCATCACCGCTAATATTCGCTTCGGATCAACTTGAAGAAGTTTCATCTATGCTAACCCACGCCGATTCGTGAATTTCTACTTTATCGTCTTCATGGTCAATGTCAAAACTATTTTCTACAGATATGTCTTCAGATTGTTGGTAAATCTTTTTCGGTCTTCCCCGCAAACCTgtctttatatttttcgaacGAGTTTTACCGCGTTTAGTGTTCGTTTCAATAAATTCACTCGTTGCGTCGTCACTGTCTTGTGGTGGTACCGATATTTTATTCGGATTAGCTTCAATCTCGATAGTGTCACTttctaattcaaatatttcttcaTATTCGTTTTTAAATCCGGGTTCGTCTATAAATTTCACATCACGACTAATTATTATGTTTCTTATGTCTTTTGACCAGAAACGATAAGCTTTAGATTCTGATGAATAACCCACAAATACACATTGTTCAGATCGAGACTTGAATTTACCTTTTGACTTTTGATTATTTAACACATACGCTTTTGAACCAAACACTTTGAAGTGAGTCACGGTTGGGGTTTTACCAGTCCACGTTTTATGAGGAACCTCTCCCGCAGATTTTGTAACACACCGATTTCTGATGTAACACGAAGTATTTATTGCTTCTGCCCAGAACGAAGAAGGAACACCAGCTTGCTTCATTAGGCACCTAGTCATCTCTACAAGTGTTCTATTCTTGCGTTCAGCTACTCCGTTTTGCTGTGGAGTGTGCGGTGTCGTTAAACGTCGTTTTATCCCGTGCTTTTGTAAATATAAGTCGAACTCTTGATTGCAATATTCGCGCCCGTTATCG
The Anastrepha ludens isolate Willacy chromosome X, idAnaLude1.1, whole genome shotgun sequence DNA segment above includes these coding regions:
- the LOC128869905 gene encoding uncharacterized protein LOC128869905, whose protein sequence is MSECKPAKTPLEINFKIEKPTKVDEEAMAKYPYQRLIGALIYLAVTTRPDIAFAVNHMSQFNTNYNVQHWGAAKRILRYLKGTRDHGLLYTKINKRLYGVVDADWGANLIDRRSYSGYAFVLAGASVSWEARKQRTVALSSTEAEYMAMTEATKEAMYLLGILKDLGISYEKVTLFNDSQSVQELIQGLGYSSRTKHIDVRHHFVTECYHTGKIALTYMPTEDMPTDVLTKSLSSVKHCKCSTTLGMTNSLTTSRGGVGATK